In the Flavobacterium sp. 90 genome, CATATGACGCTCCTACACCTGTAATAGTCATCGTTAAATCAGGATTTGCAATTGATTTATCTCCATTTGCATTTCGCAATGATGATGCGCTATAAAAATATCCGGGTATATAAACACTTAAAGTATTTACAGGATTTTGTGTTCCTGATTGCAATCCCATGGCACCAAGTATGTGACCACCTTTAAGCTGTGCATTTCCAGACAAACAAATAAACAAAAGTGCTAAGACAAGTATGAATTTTGATGCTTGTCTTTGATTGAATTTTGTATTCATAGTTGTTATTTTAAATATTAATTGAGATTACACAACTACTTTTTACAACTCTTTTTTTAATTTGAAGTTGGTTTAAAATAATAAGTATTTGTTTTCTCAGGATTAATCCTAATTACTTTGAAGTATTCAGAAGGCGATTTTCCGGTATGTTTTATAAAAGCTCTGAAACAAGTTGTTCTCGACTTAAATCCGGAACCCCATGCCATGCCTTCTAAAGATAAATCCTTCCATTCTGGATCGTTTATTTTTTCTTTAAAATATTCGATCCTTTTTAGATTTACATAATCCTGAAAATGAAGATTAAATTCTGAATTGATTAAATTTGAAAGATGATGAACTGATATTCCGGTTTCATCAGATATATCGCGAATCACTAAATCCTTTTTCAAAAAGAGTTCTTTTGAAATAAAAATACTTTCTAATTTTTCCAGATAAAGTTCTTTTTTCTCTATTGTTATTTCTTTTGAAATTGGCAAAACATTACAAGTTTCAAGTGTTTTGTCTATTACCAAATCATCTGAAGCAAAACTATAATTATCTTCCGTCTCGTTTGTATCGTAAAAAATATGAGGTCTGAAATAGAGCCAGCCAACTGTAAAAACCAATACGGCCGAAATTAAAACATAACATGATAAATCAATAGTATCTACTTTGCTAATCAAAAAATAGTGCACAAAAAGTGCTGAAAACAAAAACAAGATCATCAAATTATATACTCTGATCCAACTTAAAACCTTTCTTCGGCTAAAGTGGTTTTCTTTGATACTTTTTAAATCGTAATTTAAAATCATCATTGTCTGGCAAAACGCATAGGACAGCCAGACTGTTAAGCTTAACATCGAAAAAGGACTGTTTATTTTATCCGAAATATAATGGACTGCTTTAATACCCAGAGAGTTTCCTGCCCATACAAAAACGGTCAGACTAAAGTACACCATGAAAGGTAAAAAATGCAGCCAGTCATACCTTCGAAACATTTTGTCTGAAAACAAGATGCTCCTAACATATAAAAAAGCAGAAGGCGCCACTAAAAAAACAAATGATTTTGTGATCATGAACAGATCCGGAAAACTCTTAAAAACTGTAGCAGACAGATAAAAATTATAAATACTCACAACCGCAAGGCTAAACAAAAACATCCCCAGAAAAAAACTTTTTGAATAATTTTTTTTCGAAAACAGAACCATAAACGATGTTGCAAAACCAACTATTGTTGCTGTAAAAAAGAAAATTGAAAGTAATATATCGATCATGTGTTTTAGCTTGATTTATTAAAAATATTCCTTTTCCTTTCTAAATTAGGTTTAAAAAGAAGTCATTATCAACTTATCAAGTACTATACTTATCTGGGGATTGATAAGTATAGTATCTTATTCTTTTAAGACATTATAGTCTATTTTTTTGCCAATCCCGGAGGAAAACCTGCAAGTATTTTTTTGATTGAATTAGCAATAAATTCTTCTGGATTATCTGGTTTGCTGTCTATTTCTGCATTCCCAATTCCTTGCCACACTAATTTTTGAGTTTTTGTAGATACAATATCAATTATCAGAGAGCCATCAACATAATCATAAGTATTATATGTTGTGTTTGCTCCTCCCATCATAGCACCGCCGCCCCAATATCCGTATGGACGATACATTCCTCCATAGCCATAGAAGTCAGTGTTTGATGATACTGATGTTTTATTTTTTAAAATAGATACTGCGTTTACTTTTAAATCCGGATTATTAGTCGCTTCGGTAAAACCTTTACTAATAAGTTCCGCGCGGATTGCTTTTGTAATTCGATCAACATTTAATTGATTTACCTGACCTTCTTGCGCTTTTAAATCATAAACTGCAAAAGTTTTGTATTCGCTAAAATTAGCACTGTGGTCGTAATCATTTGTAACTTTTACGGTTGGAGCACAACTGTAAAAAAGACCCAACAACAACATTGGGATAATGCGAAGATTCTTTCTTTTAATATTCATTTTCATTGTATTTTAAATTAATGATTAAACTAGTTTAATTGGAATTATAAAATCTTGAATAAATATTATCCGAATGGCAAGTAACATTAAACAATTGTTAATTTATTGCAATCCATTAGATTACAACACCTTACCTCACACTCAAAGATAAATTATTTTATTTAATTAACATAACAAAATAAATAAAATTCTTACTTATTTGTCAGAACGATTTGTTTATCAGTAAATTAACCGTTCTTATTTTTTTACTTCTATTTTCCCTGAACAACAACATAACTGTCTTGTCCATCTTTAGAAATTGGCTGATAATACACATTATTATAAATCATGTATTTTTGACCGTCAATAGTTTTTTCTTCGGCTCCTTCAGGAAGATGCGAAACAACTGCTCCAACTGGTGCATCTACTACTTTATATTTACTGGTATCTTTTGTATAATAAGCACCTCCATAATAATAGTATTCTGTTCCTGAAACATTAATCGTCACATAACCTTTTGGCAATTCGGAAATTGTTGCTCCAAGTGGCGCAGGTACAACTTTATAACCATTGGATTCTTTTGTATAGTAAACTCCATCATCGTAGTTATACTGATTATTTTCGACTGAAATTACGATTGCAGCTGTTGTTAATGTTGCGGCAAAAAATCCTATCGGAAACCATGTTGGTCCCCAATAATAAGGCACAAACGGATGATAGATATATGGATATGGCACCGGATAAGGATGAAATGGCACCGGATAAGGTCTTGGATATGGATGTGGCGGCGGAGGTAATGGCCTTGGCGGAATTGGTCTTGGTCCTGGCGGAATTGGACGCGGCGTTGGCGGAATCGGCCTTGGTGTTGGCATTGGACGCGGAGTTGGCATTGGTCTCGGCATAGGACGCATTGGTGTAAAATGACCAAAACGCTGTGCTGTGGCATCTTCCGGAATCATAAGCAGTACTGCAAAGAATGCAATAATTATGATTGAGATTTTATTTTTGGGTTGATATAATTTCATAACTATGGAGTTTATTGGATTATTTAGTGTTTTCTCTAGGCGCTAACTTCACTATTGTAGCTTTTGGCGGCGTCGTAAATTCAAACATTGAATCCGGATAATCATTATTTATGGTCCAATCTTTATAGAGGGCTTCATATTGTGGTTTGTCTTTATCAGAGGTATAAATGATTACCATTTTTACCGGCAGAAACAAATCATCGCTTCCAATCCAGAATTGAAAACTCTTTGTTTTATCATTTCCTGCAATATGAAAACACTCACGCCCATCGACTATCGTTTTTCCTAAAAAAATCAAATTGCCTTGTTCTGAAAGAAGATCCTGCAAAAATGTGGGATAGAAAAAATCGGCACCGGGAAATTCAATTCCAAATTTTTTACTCACCTCATCAATAGTTTCGATTACAGAACCCGGAGCTGCAGTAAAACCATAGGTATTATTATCAAATGAATAATAATTTAGTTTTTTTCCGTTGTACCAAAAACCTCGATTTCCTTTATCTCCTGTAGAAGCAACCTTCATTTTATCTGGAAATTTAATCGAAACCTTGTCTGTTATTGCATGTTTTATAAGCCCCAAATTTTCATTTGGAACATCATAAGTTGTAACCGCTGTAAAACTACACGCTTTAATATCCTGCAAAGTTTCACCAGCCCGATGTAATAGAAAAACAGCCGTAGAATCTATACGCTGTGTCTGGCCATTTGTTGTGATTGTAATAATCACAAAGCCCATCAAAAACAAAAACTTTTTACCCATATATTCTATTTTAAATAATTATTGAAAGGTCAAACTTCTGTAGAAATAGGCAATCTCCCTTCTTTTATTGCTTCTAACATTCTATTATAATCTGAATCATTTTGATTGGCATACGAAATAGAAAATCTCGAAATTGCATTGGCAAATTCATTACTTTTTCCAATGTAACCAGATAACACTGATGGATCTCCTGTGCGAGCATGTGCTCTGGCAAGTGCCCATCCGCAGGCTTTTGCATAATCTGCCATATTTTTTGCCTTCATAATTTCAAGAACCGGTTTTACTTTTGCGTCCCGAAGCTGACGGATATAAAAGAACTTACCATGATCATCGTTTGTCCAGCCTAAAAACATATCCGATGCAGATTGCATCAATTTTTGTCCCATTACGATTCTTTCGCCCTGATGACTATATTTTCCTTTTATTTTTACATTAGGTTCCAACACACTCTGCCTTGCTTCTTTAAACTGTAAGAAAATAGGTTCGCCTGTTGCCGACATTAACAAACTAATGCCACATAGTGTTCCTACGCTTCCCACACCTACAACTTTTATAGCCAAATCATGCAAAGTATATCGGCTTAAAAGCACTTTTTTTTCATCAGACAAAGTTTCGAGATAACGATTATGAATGCTTTCGGCTTCTTTCAAAATTCGTTTTCCTTCTTCTCCTGAAGGATGAAAAATCAAAGGAGGATCATCTTTTATTCTCGCTTGCGAACCTTCCTGATAAGTCATTTTAGCAAACTCTTTTTCGTGAGCCGTATATTCTGCTGCTTTTTTTATCCGTTTTTGCTGAAACGATTTTATCTCTTCGTCCTCGCCTTTTTCAATCAATTCAGCAAGATCAATATCAGCATACCAAATTTGAAGCGCCGATAATTTGCTGTAATCTAACATATGTCTCTTGTAACTGTCTGCAACATGCCAGGCGAATTCTTTACAAACTTTATTCGTAAATTTTCTCCATCTTCCGGCAATTACAAAACTGGCAGCAAGTCTTTTTACATCCCATTCCCATGGTCCCGGAAATGTTTCATCAAAATCATTAATATCAAAGACCAATTTGCGCTCTGGAGTTGCAAATCCTCCAAAATTCATTAAATGACAATCACCACAAAGCTGAAGATCGATTCCTGTACTAGGCGTTTGTGCTAAATCTGCGGCCATAATTGCAGCAGCTCCTCTATAAAATGCAAAAGGCGATTCCATCATTCGACTATATCTAATAGGCAATAAATTTTCGATTCTTCCGATGCTCGTTTTGATTAAAATTTCAACGGGATCTTCACGATTTTCTGCCGGATTCCATTCCTGATGAACAGAACGAGGCGTAACTTTTCTTATCGCAACGCCCTGATCAAAACGATTTGCTTTTGATACCGCGGGATCAAATCTGTTTTCGTTGCTTTCTTTAAACTCGTCAGTCATAACTTTTAATTTTCTTTTCTTTTAAAAAGTAAATCTGTTGTATAAACTACCCAGACTGGAACATTTTATGTCATTCTCTGAACATTTTTTTAGCATTGGCAGACAGAACTGATACAATTAAAACAAACCTTTTTTAGAAACCTTGGTATTCTTCAAATACAATTCTGTTAGTTCAATTGAAGATTGTTTTTCTATACGTTTGATAATCAAAAATTCATGCTCTTTATTTCACCTCACTAACATCTCCCATTTTCCAGGTTTTATCAAAAAATCCTTTTTCTGGTCCATAAAATCGTGCGAGTAACTCAAATTTACCTTTAGGATCTGTTGGCACCCAATTTGATTCTTTTCCTGATGGAGCTTTTGCCCCAAAATAAATATCTACAGAACCATCACTGTTTTTCTGAAGTCCCGGTGTTGTAGACGCACGACTGAAATATTTCATACCTTTAATCAAAGCATGGGTTTCTCTGTCATAAGCCGTTACTGACCAATATAATTTGACAGGTACATTTGCCGGTAGATGCAATTGGTATGTCTTGGATCCATCAAATGACTGGCCTTTATCATCTTTAATAGACATTAAATAAAATTGTCCTGTACCTAGGTGTTTTGCACTGAAATAAGCCATAGAATAACTTATTGCTCTCTCGCTTACCGGATAGATATTAGGAGCCTGATAATTTGACATTATTGCTTTTACCACATCCGGAGATGCTGGCAATGCCCAGTTTGTATTATCGTAATATGGCGGTTTAAAAATATTTTCATATTGTTTATCTACCCACGTGTGAGCATCTTTTATGGCCGCATTAAGTATTTCTTTTCGTCTGGCATCTGCTTCAAATGGTTTTCCTTTTTCAATGCCAATTGTTTTTAGAAAATCAATCATAACTAAGTCTCGCGTTAACCAAGGCTCACGTTGTACAAATTCATTAAGAGTTTCGAAAAAATGAAAATTATATGGAATTGTATTGCTGAAATCTACTTCAAGTAAATCCGTAAACTTTGTGGCCGGTGGATTTGAAGCTTGAGAATATGGATAAATTTTTATCTTTTTACCATAATCTGTTGCTCTTTTTAAATCAGCAGTGCTTCCATCTGTAAGATTTGAGCGAAGTATTGCAAAACCTGTATAAGTAGACGAAGGCATTGGAATATAACCTTGTGGCACTTTATCTTTATAATCAGGTGGCAGAATAATATATTTCCCTCCTTTTCCTTTATCTACTCCCGCAGGACCAATATCTTCTATAGCTGTCTGCCATCCGTCATCGAGACTTCCTGTTAACGAAGAGACTCCTTCAGCAGGTGGAATTTCTAATACAACCGGTCCTTTTCTGGTATCATATAATGGATTTATATAAATAACATCAGGATTTGGTGTTAGAGTTTGATTTTTAGAATTAATTAATCCGGACCAAAATACAATTTGATTAAAATCGCCTTTTGCCTTTTTCAAACTCTCATTAAGCAATTCAAAATTTACCGCAGGAATTCCCCAAATTACAGCTTCAACAGCACGATTATATATAATTTGTTCTTCTAAATTTGCAGGTTTAAAAGTAGATTCTTGTTCAGCGTCAGTAGTGGTCGTTGTTTCATTGTTTGTCGTAGACTTTGTACAACTAACTAAAAAGCTAATAAATACAATTAATGCAATTTTTAATTTCATGTTTTTGTCTTTTAATGATGAAATAAACTAAAAAATGACTTTTTATGACCCGGGAAATACAAAAGCAACCACGGCTCTTAAACCCCAATCAGGTTTTATTTCGTGTGGTCCAACAATTGGTATCAGAGGCTGAACACTAAATTGTACTACCTGACTTCCAAATTTGGTTATTCCTCCAATAGATGGATTTAAAGAAACTAGTGTCGTATTTCCTTCCCAGTTTTGAGTAATCTCAGCATTTACACCTAAACTGGCTCCGCTTTTATAACTATGCGAAAGAAATATTTGAGTATAAAAACTATTGACATCGGCGCGATTTTCATTTCCTGCAACAGACCAAATTTGATTGGCTAAGAAACCAACTGAAAGTCCTTTTCCCTGATGCATGACTAATACACTGGGTCCAACTCCAAATTTTTCTGTTCCTAAAAAATTTTCTGTCGCTGTTGGAATTAAAAAAGCAGGTCCAAAACCCAGAATAATTCCTTTTGTTTTGGGTGCAAAAAAAGCAGTTACTGTTGCATCACTTAACCCAAATTGATGGGTGTTTTCACCTGTAATATCTCTTTGATCTACCACTGGAAGAATATAACGTGTAATCAGATTTAAATTATCACTAAGCTTAAACGGAACTACGGGTTGTATATTTATAGTATATTTTGTGCCATTATACGGGCCAATACCATAACTAAGATTGTTTTGCAAAGGCACACTTATTAAACTTGCCACCGGATTTGCTAATTTATCTGCCAGTTCCTGAGCACTTGCTCCTGCTTTTGAATCGTCTTCTTGTGCAAATGCCGAAAAACCAATAAAAAAACATGCCGCTGTGAATAATTTAGTGATCGTATAAAAGCTTGTATATTTCATAATTACTTTTTTTTAATCTTTTTAATTCCGTTAAAAATCAGAACAAAACAACCTTCGTCCAGTGAAGGTTGTTTGTTTTTAATTTTTATTAGCTTTTAATTATTTATCCGGAAATACTTTTTTCCAGTCGTCTTTCATACTAACTACATGATACTTGTTTTTAGCAGCTGTATTTAGTGATAAATTATCCTTTTCCTGATAACTATATTCTCTGATGGAATCATTATGGTTCACAATCAATTGAAAAGATGGATATTTACTACCCTGAGAATATTTAAGCATGGCAAGATCTCCAGCTCCTCCTTCGTTTCCGCATGCAAATACAGGTCTTTGACCAATATGCAACTGTATACCAACAGGTTTACCTTCTTTATCATTAAAATGATCTAAAGCAGGCTCTCTTTGAATGGTATTTTTATCGGCATCGTATTTATATTTGAATGAAGTTCCTACCACTTGATCCTTTGGTATACCATAAAAATCAGATGATATTGCACGAACTAATTCAATTGTTCCGCCGGTTACAATATATGTTTTGAACCCATTTGCTCTCAAATAATTTAATAATTCAAGTTGCGGTTGATATCTTATTTGTTTTAAAGGAACATCTTTGCCCGGATATTTGGCACCTGCAAAAAACTCTTTAGTATTGGCTTCAAACTCGTCTTCGGTTAAACCGGTATGAGTTGCAGCTACTAATTCTATAAGAGCTTTGTCTCCGCCTTTTTCAAAAAAGGTTTTATCTTTTTCTACTACAGCTTTAAAAGGTTGTTTTTGAGCTAAAGCAGGATTTGCTTCAACCATTTTTTTTACTCTGTAAAAAGCAAATAATTCCTGAACATAAGGCTTCTCAGCCCAAAGTGTTCCATCATTATCAAATGTGGCAATTCTATCCTCAACCGGAATAAAATCAGGAGTTCCTTCTTTTGTTACTTTAGTAACATAATCAATAATGTCTTTTTTCAATGCTCCGTCGTTCCAGCTTGGTAACGGATCACCGCTGGTTGCAACTGTTGCTGCACTATCTTTAGGATCAGTAGTTGTAGTAACGTTTTCAGATTTTTTGCACGAGATCAGCAAAAATAAAAATAGGGGCAATATATATACTCTTTTATACATGATATTGATTTTTTTAAGGGAAATAGAACTTGAATTAGGGTAAACTCAAGTTCTATTTTGGTTACTATATTTTTTTATTTTTTCTTTTTGGCTGCTTCAACCTCTTCTTTCACTTTAGGTAAAACATTTTTCTCTACAAATTTATTTGCCTTAATTTGCGCAAGTGTTTCATCCATAATAGTATAAGGAGAGAAACTTGGCGGAATAGAACGAGGAGGATAATCTTTAAAGGTTTCTGCAAAGGTCACAACATCTCCAATTACACCATAAATCTGACCTATATGGTTCAATTGCCAATCCCAAAAAGTATTTGATGTTATATCTGCTCTTTCATAAGGATCCTGATAAAGATTGAATATTTTCTGCAATCTTAATTTTGTAAAAGGCTCTGCCCAAACTCCTAACGTACCTTCTAAACGCTGTTCTGCAAAAACATATTTATAATCGCCTTCACGCAAACCAACTAAAAGTCCGTCATCATCAGAATAAAAGAATTTATCTCTTTTACTTTCTGACTTACCACGCAACAAATCAGATTGATCAAAACCATCTAAATGAACTTTATAAGTATTACCATTTGCTTTATATCCAGTTAGTAATTTTTTAGTTAAATCCGGTTCTCCTGCAATTGAAGCCAAAGTTGGCATCCAATCGTTATGAGACATTAATTCGTTTGATACTTGCCCTGGTTTGATTACACCTGGCCAACGTACTAAACAAGGAACACGGAAAGCACCTTCCCAGTTTGTGTTTTTCTCAGATCTGAAAGGTGTCATAGCAGCATCAGGCCATGTGTTCATATGAGGTCCGTTATCTGTAGAATAAACTACAATAGTATTGTCTGCAATTCCCAGATCATCTAGCGCTTTTAACAAGGTTCCAAC is a window encoding:
- a CDS encoding helix-turn-helix domain-containing protein — protein: MIDILLSIFFFTATIVGFATSFMVLFSKKNYSKSFFLGMFLFSLAVVSIYNFYLSATVFKSFPDLFMITKSFVFLVAPSAFLYVRSILFSDKMFRRYDWLHFLPFMVYFSLTVFVWAGNSLGIKAVHYISDKINSPFSMLSLTVWLSYAFCQTMMILNYDLKSIKENHFSRRKVLSWIRVYNLMILFLFSALFVHYFLISKVDTIDLSCYVLISAVLVFTVGWLYFRPHIFYDTNETEDNYSFASDDLVIDKTLETCNVLPISKEITIEKKELYLEKLESIFISKELFLKKDLVIRDISDETGISVHHLSNLINSEFNLHFQDYVNLKRIEYFKEKINDPEWKDLSLEGMAWGSGFKSRTTCFRAFIKHTGKSPSEYFKVIRINPEKTNTYYFKPTSN
- a CDS encoding DUF4136 domain-containing protein gives rise to the protein MNIKRKNLRIIPMLLLGLFYSCAPTVKVTNDYDHSANFSEYKTFAVYDLKAQEGQVNQLNVDRITKAIRAELISKGFTEATNNPDLKVNAVSILKNKTSVSSNTDFYGYGGMYRPYGYWGGGAMMGGANTTYNTYDYVDGSLIIDIVSTKTQKLVWQGIGNAEIDSKPDNPEEFIANSIKKILAGFPPGLAKK
- a CDS encoding DUF6515 family protein produces the protein MKLYQPKNKISIIIIAFFAVLLMIPEDATAQRFGHFTPMRPMPRPMPTPRPMPTPRPIPPTPRPIPPGPRPIPPRPLPPPPHPYPRPYPVPFHPYPVPYPYIYHPFVPYYWGPTWFPIGFFAATLTTAAIVISVENNQYNYDDGVYYTKESNGYKVVPAPLGATISELPKGYVTINVSGTEYYYYGGAYYTKDTSKYKVVDAPVGAVVSHLPEGAEEKTIDGQKYMIYNNVYYQPISKDGQDSYVVVQGK
- a CDS encoding DUF2092 domain-containing protein, whose protein sequence is MGKKFLFLMGFVIITITTNGQTQRIDSTAVFLLHRAGETLQDIKACSFTAVTTYDVPNENLGLIKHAITDKVSIKFPDKMKVASTGDKGNRGFWYNGKKLNYYSFDNNTYGFTAAPGSVIETIDEVSKKFGIEFPGADFFYPTFLQDLLSEQGNLIFLGKTIVDGRECFHIAGNDKTKSFQFWIGSDDLFLPVKMVIIYTSDKDKPQYEALYKDWTINNDYPDSMFEFTTPPKATIVKLAPRENTK
- a CDS encoding DUF2252 domain-containing protein, which produces MTDEFKESNENRFDPAVSKANRFDQGVAIRKVTPRSVHQEWNPAENREDPVEILIKTSIGRIENLLPIRYSRMMESPFAFYRGAAAIMAADLAQTPSTGIDLQLCGDCHLMNFGGFATPERKLVFDINDFDETFPGPWEWDVKRLAASFVIAGRWRKFTNKVCKEFAWHVADSYKRHMLDYSKLSALQIWYADIDLAELIEKGEDEEIKSFQQKRIKKAAEYTAHEKEFAKMTYQEGSQARIKDDPPLIFHPSGEEGKRILKEAESIHNRYLETLSDEKKVLLSRYTLHDLAIKVVGVGSVGTLCGISLLMSATGEPIFLQFKEARQSVLEPNVKIKGKYSHQGERIVMGQKLMQSASDMFLGWTNDDHGKFFYIRQLRDAKVKPVLEIMKAKNMADYAKACGWALARAHARTGDPSVLSGYIGKSNEFANAISRFSISYANQNDSDYNRMLEAIKEGRLPISTEV
- a CDS encoding DUF1254 domain-containing protein; its protein translation is MKLKIALIVFISFLVSCTKSTTNNETTTTTDAEQESTFKPANLEEQIIYNRAVEAVIWGIPAVNFELLNESLKKAKGDFNQIVFWSGLINSKNQTLTPNPDVIYINPLYDTRKGPVVLEIPPAEGVSSLTGSLDDGWQTAIEDIGPAGVDKGKGGKYIILPPDYKDKVPQGYIPMPSSTYTGFAILRSNLTDGSTADLKRATDYGKKIKIYPYSQASNPPATKFTDLLEVDFSNTIPYNFHFFETLNEFVQREPWLTRDLVMIDFLKTIGIEKGKPFEADARRKEILNAAIKDAHTWVDKQYENIFKPPYYDNTNWALPASPDVVKAIMSNYQAPNIYPVSERAISYSMAYFSAKHLGTGQFYLMSIKDDKGQSFDGSKTYQLHLPANVPVKLYWSVTAYDRETHALIKGMKYFSRASTTPGLQKNSDGSVDIYFGAKAPSGKESNWVPTDPKGKFELLARFYGPEKGFFDKTWKMGDVSEVK
- a CDS encoding HAD family hydrolase, whose translation is MYKRVYILPLFLFLLISCKKSENVTTTTDPKDSAATVATSGDPLPSWNDGALKKDIIDYVTKVTKEGTPDFIPVEDRIATFDNDGTLWAEKPYVQELFAFYRVKKMVEANPALAQKQPFKAVVEKDKTFFEKGGDKALIELVAATHTGLTEDEFEANTKEFFAGAKYPGKDVPLKQIRYQPQLELLNYLRANGFKTYIVTGGTIELVRAISSDFYGIPKDQVVGTSFKYKYDADKNTIQREPALDHFNDKEGKPVGIQLHIGQRPVFACGNEGGAGDLAMLKYSQGSKYPSFQLIVNHNDSIREYSYQEKDNLSLNTAAKNKYHVVSMKDDWKKVFPDK